ATGCGCGGCAGTTCCAACGTCACCATCCTGGTAGACGGCAAGCAGTCTTCGCTCTCGAATATTCCGCTGGACCAGATTCCGGCCAACCTCATCGAAAGCATTGAGCTGATTACCAACCCATCGTCCAAATATAACCCCGAGGGCACCTCCGGCATCATCAACCTGGTGCTGAAGAAAGAGAAGAAGCCCGGCTTCAACGGCGTTGCCTCTGTAACGGCGGGCACCTACGACAACTACAACGCCTCCCTGAACCTGAACTACCGCTACAACAAGTGGTCGCTGCACGGGGGCTACGATTTCAGGCAGCGCACGCGGCCCGGCAGCAGCGACAGCTTCACCGAAAACTATTACCTCGACAGCCTGACCGGCCGCATCGACAGCACCAGTTACCGCCTGCAGGAAGGGGACCGCAACAGCCTTGACCTGTCAAACAACTTCCGCATCGGCGCCGACTATTACCTCACCCCGAACCATACGCTGTCGGCTTCGGCCCTGTACCGTGTCGGCCAGGACGAGGGCTCCAACAACATCCTGTACCGCTTCGAGGACGAGAACCGCCTGCTGCAGAGCACCAGCCGCCGCATCACCGAGGATATGGAAGACGAGCAGGCGATGGACCTGACGCTGGGCTACCGGCAGACCTTCGGCCGCAAAGGGCAGGAACTGACGGCGGACGCGGTATATACTACCAACGTGGATGTGGAGGAGAGCATTTTCCGGCAGCTATATGAAAATGGTGACTCGGAGTCACTGCCCGAGGTGCAGCAGACGTTCGTCGATGACAGCAACACCGAGTTCGTGGCCAAAGCCGACTATGTGCATCCCATCTCGGAAGACAGTCGCCTCGAAACCGGCTTCCGCACCACGTATGAACAACTGGATGAGGACTCCCGCTTTTTTGACCTGGACAACACTACTGACGAACTGGTGTACAACCCGCTGCAGAGCAACCATTTTGTGTATGACGAGCAGGTGTACGCCATATATGGCAACTACAGCAACAAGTTCAAGTCATTGAGCTTCCAACTGGGGCTTCGGGCCGAGCAGACTTTTACCAAAGCCGACCAGCGCACCTCCGACGAGGTGTTCCATAACGACTATTTCAGCCTGTTCCCGAGCCTCTTCATCACCAACGACTTCGACGAGAACAACAAGGTGCAGTTTAGCTACAGCCGCCGCATCAACAGGCCGCGGAGCCGCTTCCTCAATCCTTTCGTGGACATGACAGATCCGTACAACACGCGGTTTGGAAACCCGGAGCTGCGGCCGGAGTTCATCAACTCGCTGGAACTGGGCTACCTGCGCTACTGGGGCGACATCTCCTTTAACTCAAGCGTCTTCTTCCGCCACACCACCGATGAGATAGACTGGTTCCGCACCGTTACCACCGTAATCGTGGATAGCGTGGAGGTGCCGGGCACGAAGACTACTTTCCTGAACCTGGCGAGCAACTCCTCCTATGGGATTGAGCTGGGGCTGAATTACCCGATTGCGAAGTGGTGGCAGGTCAACGCCAACGCCTCGGGCTTCCGGACGCAGCTGAGCACCATGCAGGGCGACACAGAACTGAGCAGCAGCC
This window of the Pontibacter russatus genome carries:
- a CDS encoding outer membrane beta-barrel family protein, with translation MKTHHHSLFLLLFLFPLALLAQNPQGTTQGRVSGTLVQGEAKSPVGFANVVLLALPDSSLTTGATTGMDGTFLLDRVPLGQYVLRASRVGYRTRYVPDIRVTQAQPQVALGSVSLNAGATQLSEVEVTAEEALVEYALDKRVVNVSQDINAQSGTVAEVMQSLPSVTVDIDGNVAMRGSSNVTILVDGKQSSLSNIPLDQIPANLIESIELITNPSSKYNPEGTSGIINLVLKKEKKPGFNGVASVTAGTYDNYNASLNLNYRYNKWSLHGGYDFRQRTRPGSSDSFTENYYLDSLTGRIDSTSYRLQEGDRNSLDLSNNFRIGADYYLTPNHTLSASALYRVGQDEGSNNILYRFEDENRLLQSTSRRITEDMEDEQAMDLTLGYRQTFGRKGQELTADAVYTTNVDVEESIFRQLYENGDSESLPEVQQTFVDDSNTEFVAKADYVHPISEDSRLETGFRTTYEQLDEDSRFFDLDNTTDELVYNPLQSNHFVYDEQVYAIYGNYSNKFKSLSFQLGLRAEQTFTKADQRTSDEVFHNDYFSLFPSLFITNDFDENNKVQFSYSRRINRPRSRFLNPFVDMTDPYNTRFGNPELRPEFINSLELGYLRYWGDISFNSSVFFRHTTDEIDWFRTVTTVIVDSVEVPGTKTTFLNLASNSSYGIELGLNYPIAKWWQVNANASGFRTQLSTMQGDTELSSSQLSWDAKLNSTMTVWKDLDIQLSAFYRAPTADIQGRREQMFSTDFAMKKDVLKKKATVSLRVSDVFNTRQFNFLSYGPEFRTESENRRQSRIIYLGFTYRINSDENQNNRRQRNGNDQEQGGDMDEGFE